The Corylus avellana chromosome ca11, CavTom2PMs-1.0 genome contains the following window.
NNNNNNNNNNNNNNNNNNNNNNNNNNNNNNNNNNNNNNNNNNNNNNNNNNNNNNNNNNNNNNNNNNTTGATAATCGGAAGCATTCAAACTTTCACAAGCAGATATTGAAAAGAAAGCAAGCTTGTAGgtgaaaagagattttttttttggttctttcttttgaTGGATACGGATACTAATATTTTAGATTGATTTTATAGGGTTTGTATGGTCgtagtcataattttttattttttatttttttttatttgcaaatTTTTAACCTAGTGgtattttttatcttcttttgggAAAGAGGATTGTGGTCTTTTAATTCACATGGAgggtaaaataaataaatacaaaagacTGCTTATGTGTAAACCATTGGATTTTGCTAATTAATATCTTAAATGTTTCTACGAGCACTCATTTTTGGTTGGGGTACGGAAAAATCCCATTGCTTGACACATAAGTAAAATAATTGcggaattaattttttttttttttttgttaatgtccACATTTTTAAGAATATATGATGTTGGGGAATATGGATTCCCAAGAATCTCACGTTTGAGAATGTGAGATTTTCATGTTTGGTGTATTTCTAGCTAACCATCTTAGTGTGTTTTGTTCATATTGTCCATACGTTTTACACGTATTACTaccaataaaaagaaacaagttTAGACCATAAATATAGTCTTACTACTCGCAATATAGTCAAAGTATTTGATATATCTAgctattgaaaaataaaatgattctCTCATGGAAAAActgaaggaaaaaaacaaagaatggTACACTTGCTTCAAATTATGTGCACATGGTTTTGGGCACTTGAAAGCTGTATGGGAAGATAAAAGGGTCTTGTTGATGTGAAAGAGATCACCTTATGTGACTGTCTCTACAACAATATTCGATTAGAAATGCCTCAAATATTATTCAACATGACTTTTTTTAGCCAcataatattattcatttagTTGATTCTCTGAATTTACCCCAACGAGTAAAGAGGTCagagaaagatgaaaataaaattacaacttATTATGAAATGTTATTAATGAAagtaaaattagaataaatgaCACATATTAGCCACGTGATGTTTGAAATAGTAGCAAGCTATtacatttatctcttttttgaTTGTATAATAAATGACATATATTAGCCAAATAATGTTGCGTATATATTCCAAAAAAGGTGGCAAAAGCTATAGAGACAGATTACCAACttataattaatcaaatcaaataggATAAAAGCGTAATACTATAAAGCACGTACGACAAATGGGGCTTATCCAGCTAGGGCTGGGTATTGGTCGGTTAGGACCGGTTAATGGGCTTATCGATCGGTTAACCAATAAGCTATCGattaaccaaatcctaaccgattaccgactgataagaagtgttaaccaaaaattatcggtcatatcggtaatcggttaatcggtcggttaaatcggtttgggtgggctttttattgggcttttactGGTTGTTAATTgagcaaaaaattaattgttttggaggtccaaatacattttgttgggctaaagcctaaaatagcttattaaaaattagttattttagagtatatttttggctaaaataccttattgaagcttttttttttttttatattgatccactacaaataataaatataaaattctaaaaaattaaaaattaaaatagcttatcggtCATCTCAGTTTTtcgataaaaaatttttaaccgaccgataagcttatcggtattaAGTTTTTAACCGATTACTGACCGATAATTATCGGTTatggttaatatcggttcggttaaagtgGGTAATCGGTCGATAATCGAtaatcggttaatctgcccacccctataTCCAGCtatcaaaaacattaaaataaacgGTGGGCCCAAAAATGAATAGCTCAGAACCAGGAAATAATACTGGCTTTTTCTAATGTTAATTACTTGTCCAGGTTGACCCAGTTGACTCTAGGACCCTTGCATTAAtaaggtcaaaaaaaaaaaaaaaaattggcccaaattttatttttttaacaattgtgtttttttaatttaaggcccaatatatatattttttttccataaaatcttaaggcctctaatcatgttgaataagtgattttaaaaaatgtctcaatttaataaggcccaaataTAACAAGTCCatggtaaaataagaccaattaacctggaaaaaacaaatatgccacatcaatttttttggtgggttttgtttgaaataggtgtatctttctttttctttttctttttctgttttttttttacatgtccacaaaGAGGTaagaattcataaaaaaaaaaaaaaaattgcttttttttttttttgtaatgtttatttctgtacttataatttttctggtgggttttgtacgagtttttgacaatttttttggttgttggttttgttttttcaactcataattcctttgccaaatcaggttttattgtctactagaaaatatgcatttggatatgaaaaacttataaaaaaaaaaaaaaaNNNNNNNNNNNNNNNNNNNNNNNNNNNNNNNNNNNNNNNNNNNNNNNNNNNNNNNNNNNNGGagctttaaataaacaaaatataaaggataatttaggtgaaaaactcataaatgaacaaaaaattcaTCGAAAAGAATTAGAAGTTACAGTAATATAGATTTATTAGTAAAAAATGGTTCAACATTAATCAACAACCCAAAACACAAAGTAATCATATTTAGCtcacattaaaatattttttaaaattaaaaataagatttttttttttttttttttttttttttttttttttttcagtttgggTTTAGGGGGTGACTAGactacccccaagggccatgggtgGTCCACCCACCCCTGGTCGGCCATTGGGTGGctctcaagccacccccagctaaaatggggtggtccgaccaccccctatggctaagatggggtggccagctaccccttatttttctattaatttaatttttttttttaatttgatatagtgttttttttttttttgttagtgggatatgtgtcccatttgtggctCTTCTAGCCATGAACTAGATATTCTTCGGTCCATAATAGACTAGAGATGATCATATTCTGTCCGTTTGGATTGTAGGGGATCCAGCCCTTTATAATGTAGGGGCATTATTGTCCATCAAATTTCCAATCCTTTAATTTGATGGACAATAATGCTCCTGCATTATAAAGGACTAGATCGATCCCCTCAGGTCCAAACATACCGAAGAGGATCCCAGTCCGTTTTTATGGTACTAGTTTGGAAGACCGTTAATGAAGCAAAAATGAACACCAAAAGGTTTTCTAGGGTTtgcaaatatttaaataatctcCACATTTCCAAAGTGGACagattttttatacaatttagCCTCTCAAATAATGACACGTgtctcttaaaatataaaaatgcatattattttttgaaataacatattttgcattaataaaaaaaagttgttaaaattcattattttagCCCTCTTTATAGTGAAtaaaccattgaatttatgCATATTTACGtaaatctataaatttaatgattaatgatttgaatttgttaaaaaacaaatggTTAGAAAATGCCTAATAGGAAAACAAAcatgattcatatatatatatatatatatatatatgcataagagagagagagagagggggtggGGGGGAATCCCAACCTGCAAACTCTGACGCTTATTTCTTCGACTGTACGGCCACCTCGAGAGGCCAGAGCCCAGAGGCATGCCATCCtcgtgtttgttttttttttgtttttttgacttGCATACTAACCCTAGGTCCTaggaaaatattaaagagagagagatggcaaGTTGCCAACAAGGAAAGACAGAGAGTAAAGTAGACAACGACACATCATATACTATGGGCAACTCACACGTTTCCAACTTCAACCGCCGTTGCTTTCTCGTGCACTGCGAGTCTGCCACTCTCTTTTGACGCTGTACGGCCCTTTTCAACGGCTTACCtttaaacaacaacaaaaaaatattttcttgattagaaaaaaaaaaaaacaaaatatttgaccaaattagaacttttttattttgttttatttttttttttggattaaatacatttttgccCTTTGGTTAACAACCGGACAAACAACGCCTGAAACGCCGTCGTTGGACTGTCAGCCTGAGCCTACTGTTTGCGATGTGTGTCCTTCTCGAGGACAGTCGCGCCGTCAGGTTATGCCACGATCTCTCTCCTATATCCTATGTTTCAACCCCCACTGCTTTACCCTAGGATCAAACAAAATATATCCGAGTTCCACCCATTTTGtcctattttatgtttttccgtGCCTTTTCTGTcctattttattgttttctccTTCAATTTGTTCGCtctatgggaaaaaaaaaaaaaaaaaaaaaaaaaatttgttctctatttttttcGTAAATAAACTTGtgacaaaaatattcatttctTAAAACTTTTGATATTACGTTCTTTTGTTTAACAAGGAcgtttgaactttgaagaagaaggatcACAGGATTATTAACAGCAATATAATTAGTTGTTTcttattattaattgttatttgTATCATTGCAtgcaaaatttaattatgtCTAGCCTTTGctttataaacaaaagaaatgttaaagctttttaaaaaatagagataaaaatgaaatcactttttctctctctctttgaactCACTTTTCTCTCCCCATAAAAGTAAGACTGCCGCTAAACGACAACTCAGCTCCAGctgtgttttcttttctatttcttttcatGTTCAGAAAAATTGTTGGTGTATCTTCGCTTATTTGGCGGTTGGTACTTGGTATGGTGGGGGTGAAGTCACTGGAGGCAGCGGTTCATCGATCTCTTCCTGGGAATTTGTTGCAACACAAAACATGAATCGGTCGATAAACATCTGCATCCAGCGCtcacctctctctttctcatcgtttagcattttttttgtttgttactGTATACcatattttctgtttggttgctgagaaattgAAGGGAAAATGATAGGAAATTATGTTTTCCTTTTACTTTACTTGGTTGAGCCTTTTGTGTCCATTACACCATTTTCCAGTGACCACCAACCCTTGAACAAAATTAGTTCTCTGGTCAATCAGATTATAACTAGTTGCCATGGATCGTGTCTATTCGTTGTGGAGTGCTAAATCAGGACCACATGGATCATATTTTGTCCCATACATCTTCTCTGTCCCAGAATATCATAAAACGGTTGAGATATGTCCCAGACTGCTGGCTCGTGTCTATTCGCTGTGGAATGCTCCATGTGCCAAGTGTGCAGTACAATATTCGTTACCAGTTGCCCTTTctgtcttcttttctttatttttcttctggCAGTGCCAGTAATTAGAAGCAACTTAAGAAAATCTAATATGTATAAGTATTACGATTAGACTTGTCATTaaataaatgtaattgcatTACAAGTTGTATTTGGcatacattttatatatatataaaagacagaAATTTGAGATGTGAAGCACATATTTAGTGCCTTTCTCCTCCTTACTAGATGTGAAGCACTCCTCCTTTATTTAATGCCTTTCTCCTCCCCGCCTGTCTTTCTCCACCAAAACCAAATCCCAACAGTTCTCCCCCCCGCCTGTCTTTCTCCACCAAAACCAAATCCCAACAGTTCTCCCCCCCGCCTGTCTTTCTCCACCAAAACCAAATCCCAACAGTTCTCCTCCCCGCCTGTCTTTCTCCAACAAAACCAAATCCCAACAGTTCTCCTCCCCGCCTGTCTTTCTCCACCAAAACCAAATCCCAACCGCATCAAAATGAAGACCATGCTAACTCCCTCCTCTGCCGCCGGTTTGGAAGCTGATGAAGACtgcctttctctttctctttctcttggcCCACCTGGCCAACACATCCGTAAGAGCCACCAAAAACCTTCTAGTGAGGGTGGTGTAACAACGGCCCATCGGATCGTTTCTCCAAGCAAATACTGGATTCCTTCGCCGATAGAGATCCTTGCCGCTGGTCCAACACAACTCTCTTGCTCAATCGACAACAACATGCAGGTTACAAACAACAATCACATTAAATTTATGTTCTCAAACTTACGTATTCTTTTAATCATATGCATATACTCATCTTATTGCATGTTTGtgcttttcttttattgtgtcaattttttcttttttctttgtttcttttttgggtttggtgATATAGATGCATATGTCGGGGGCCTCGGGGCATGGATCACTGTATCGGAAGGGTGCAGAATCTTTGAGAGGAACAAACCCCACTTATTCCAAGCCAATACTGCCATGTTATTGTTGTGCCGAGGGTTGCAAGCACAATATAGAGCATCCGCTGTCAAGGCCACTGAAAAGTTTTAAGACCCTGAAGGATCATTACAAGCGAAAGCATGGTGCCAGGCTTTACGAGTGCCAAAAATGTGGGGTACGATTCGGTCTCAAAGTAGATTGGAGGTTTCATGAGAAGAACTGCGGGAAGCTCTGGCTTTGCATTTGTGGCTCTAAATTCAAACACAAGAGGTGCCTTACACAGCATGTTAGTGCATTTGGGAATGGCCATGCACCGCACACTTAACACTTTGGAGCTGTGTGATCAGgttgaggaagaagatgatAATTAAACATGAGAATAGAGGTCAggggtttgttttcttttagtaaTATTTGGCTTTGGTCGCGATTAAGGTTTGGTAAATAGTGACTGTTTCTGTGTTTGGTCGCAATTAAGGTTTGGTAAATAGTACTGACTGTTTGTGTTCTGAGAAAGAAAGGATGAACacaaaaattataatgaaaGCCAAGGTTCTATGAATTAAAATGTTGGATGTGGCAGTTcgattatataattaaatgtctttTTTTGTCCCACTTTTGTGATAAATGTGTttttgtgtgtgagagagaaagagaagtcACAAAGGCTCACGCTTTGCTTTTCTTGTCATCAATTTCTATTATCGTAGATTTATGattgttttttcttcctaaaatctATATTGCTGTCTAATTTGTTAAAAGTTATGTTTCTGATTAAGCAGTTGTGCAATTAAGAATGAGCGGTTTTGGGAATCTATGGTAAATAATAATCTTCCAATAAATATATgttcacttattttttattttctaatcttTCAAATACCTTCAGATTCAATTTTTGGGAGAAAAATAGAAGCTCTTTTGTTTTAGCAATTATAACTTCTATCGGGCTTTGGTATAATTCTCTTGAGACTAGCCCAGTGAAATCCCTTGTGAGATTCACTTGTAGAGCACCGGTCCACCACGTCTTGATAGTAGGGTTCTCttcttttattcaatcatattcCTTACTCCTAGTGGCTAGTGTTATAAATTCAGACAATGTTTCATGCAAGTATCAAATACATCAGACCCCAAATATGTATTCCATTccatttaaattcaaaaatatgtaTACCATtctatttaaattcaatttttttttttaaaacgaatgGTTGAAGATTAACGTACTGTTGACGAATAGCATTCAGAGATCAAATGTATTAATTATCTTTGTAAATATTAGATTATACGAAACTCTTGTATTTTAGTTTATAAAGTGTATAAACTCGACAAATGTATTAATTATCTTTGTAAATATTAGATTATACGAAACTCTTGTATTTTAGTTTATAAAGTGTATAAACTCAACAAATTCTCTTTATAATCGTGTTTTTCCCAGATTACATTTACAATTACAAAGCTAACCGGAGATAATGACTACAAGCAGATACGTAAAACACGGTTGTATCATCTTGATCAACCCtttcattataattttcttttaacaaaatggAATATTAATTAGATATTATGCATCAAATCAGCAATCCTCatccaaacaaaacaaacaaaccagATACTTTGGAATActctataatttaatttaattaaaaaaagttccCAAATCTCTAccgaatattaaacaaaaattcagcagAGTTTCACAGGCGGCATTCTTGAGAACAATCAAAGAGGGTGTATCTCAAATAATCGATTATGAATTTCAAAACCCATCAACTACCATTTGACAAGTTGACTAccataaatcaaaattttcactcATGAACCACTTGCATCTATGAAGCCCGAACAAGAACCAAAATTTCCTAACAGAGTTTTCAGTTACCTTCAAGAGTTTCCGAGACACACAGTTTTCTAAGAGTTTTGAAGAAAGAGAGCATTTATGAGAGTTTCCGAGGTAGAGAGCACTTTCGAGAGTGTTAGGGAGAAAAACACCGAGGGGAGTCAAGCAAGagtgaattaatatatatattagaataccacttctaaccaaaaaacttaagctaatgggcttgggtgtactta
Protein-coding sequences here:
- the LOC132165033 gene encoding zinc finger protein WIP6-like, with protein sequence MKTMLTPSSAAGLEADEDCLSLSLSLGPPGQHIRKSHQKPSSEGGVTTAHRIVSPSKYWIPSPIEILAAGPTQLSCSIDNNMQMHMSGASGHGSLYRKGAESLRGTNPTYSKPILPCYCCAEGCKHNIEHPLSRPLKSFKTLKDHYKRKHGARLYECQKCGVRFGLKVDWRFHEKNCGKLWLCICGSKFKHKRCLTQHVSAFGNGHAPHT